Proteins encoded in a region of the Antedon mediterranea chromosome 2, ecAntMedi1.1, whole genome shotgun sequence genome:
- the LOC140040853 gene encoding uncharacterized protein isoform X2, which produces MDATNRFQNQEQERWLEERRRWTDAEFWSVIDELSSEIKANDLQILKVVFYDIINNKKELEAATANSLFRLLHSEGYIETKVYVNCDLLFEVFKVTGLQRLHDILSKNYRRQKLTNKITGYRWMLVRLGKSLDNEHVKLLAKICNIDKNDLENAWNLIKILSQEKLKDSIESLMEFEALLKEHKELNHELDIVRSCVQQKKLSDVPLEVLARGQEAKNAFLDAIQEGSKPIYQTRLMLVGQERAGKTSLTKALIGHPFDDNEKVTDGIELSCTINVKHTTNWTPNQNKKTNKAMQEYRRTLAEEIVNDILKNKEEKQTELREHVKKQENGEVCSVGELEEATLLTFSNSTYNGQTCTEISAITTLEIEEEKKEKLQDSKEIGRKKQEYEQFGLTEDTQEEVFKLVKNILEEKKRNGEKKISEEIKKVQQTIGDLTLSIWDFAGQDLYYITHQMFLVSRAIYIICFNLCHDLNAPSRVEVFHREYGKITDADHYMTNLDRVVFWSQSIYSHTTENSVSNQKQFSPPIFIVGTHRESLPGNDEERQALTEDKFLLIKKAFKQKPYEDHVVLKYYAIDNSVRSPLDKSIVELRDHITEVAKNESYMGEKMPLKWLNFLHEIEQLRAQNEHSINFKQVTKISSKCHINTNIQLFAMLHFHHDLGNIVYYGERDTPYSALNDIIIIIPQWLIYIFRLVITVKNPSDQWAEFRSSWKKLDEEGFLEERLLRRMWQEFLEKFEALLQLMQKFDLICVKTQSILYKQTTGTKSDRLFYVPSLLKKKEGDEMVSLDKLAKSNNTVVFYVNFDGFLPEGLYYRLVVRIVHWSQQRSHDKGYNPRLFYQQVKVYIDQNHDAIIRILPEKRSCIQVVIYKLKVGGKHLEPSPSVCKEILQLIKENLLDIGHKWMKRVDFNVCVLCNVCPEENLHLHKLKECLVSTPRCGPDDGMDTCKVRRLFGKDNRNQAFQDTAVQGNSNVPWFLRPLIGVYKDIPSPILPFHIMTEVCVLLDPPQPRANDWRSVACKVGYDCYINYIMNMMNSPTMCVMHGWSEKGLSLDDFKDCMIAINRHDVVGLIEEHLKL; this is translated from the exons AGAAAGAAGAAGATGGACAGA TGCTGAATTTTGGTCAGTGATTGATGAGCTTTCAAGTGAAATTAAAGCAAATGATCTTCAGATCCTGAAGGTTGTCTTCTATGACataatcaacaacaaaaaagaattAGAAGCAGCGACAGCTAATAGTTTGTTCAGATTATTACATTCAGAGGGTTACATTGAAACTAAGGTTTATGTTAACTGTGATTTGTTATTTGAAGTATTTAAAGTGACAGGACTCCAAAGACTACACGACATACTATCCAAGAACTACCGTAGACAGAAACTGACAAACAAAATCACAGGTTACAGATGGATGCTCGTTAGACTTGGCAAATCATTAGATAATGAACATGTAAAATTACTTGCTAAGATTTGCAATATTGACAAAAACGATTTAGAAAATGCTtggaatttaattaaaatattgagTCAAGAAAAGCTTAAAGACAGTATAGAATCATTGATGGAATTTGAAGCACTTTTGAAAGAGCACAAAGAACTGAATCATGAACTTGATATTGTAAGATCATGTG TGCAACAAAAGAAACTGAGTGATG TTCCTCTTGAGGTGTTGGCAAGAGGTCAGGAGGCTAAGAATGCATTTCTTGATGCCATACAAGAAGGCAGCAAACCTATATATCAAACACGTCTAATGCTTGTAGGACAAGAGCGTGCTGGAAAAACGAGTCTAACCAAAGCACTCATTGGTCACCc gttcGATGATAATGAGAAAGTTACTGATGGAATAGAATTGTCATGCACAATTAATGTTAAGCATACTACTAACTGGACAccaaatcaaaataaaa AAACGAATAAAGCAATGCAAGAATATAGAAGAACTCTAGCAGAAGAAATTGTAAATGATATTTTGAAGaataaagaagaaaaacaaactGAG tTAAGAGAACATGTGAAGAAACAAGAAAATGGAGAAGTTTGCAGTGTTGGTGAGCTAGAGGAAGCAACTTTACTAACCTTTTCAAATTCAACATACAATG GTCAAACATGTACAGAAATAAGTGCTATAACAACATTGGAAATAGAGGaagagaaaaaagaaaaacttcAG GATTCAAAGGAAATAGGAAGAAAGAAACAGGAATATGAACAATTTG GCCTAACAGAAGATACTCAAGAAGAGGTATTTAAACTTGTTAAAAACATTCTTGAAGAAAAGAAAAGGaatggagaaaaaaaaatttcggaagaaattaaaaaagtacAGCAGACTATTGGTGATCTGACTCTCAGCATTTGGGATTTTGCTGGACAAGATCTTTATTACATTACTCATCAG ATGTTTCTGGTATCCCGTGCTATTTACATCATCTGTTTCAACCTCTGTCATGACCTCAATGCACCATCTAGAGTAGAAGTATTTCATAGAGAATATGGAAAG ATTACAGATGCTGACCATTACATGACCAACTTAGATCGTGTGGTTTTTTGGTCACAATCAATCTACTCGCATACCACTGAAAATTCTGTGTCAAACCAGAAACAGTTTTCACCACCTATATTTATTGTTGGAACTCACAGAGAAAGTCTGCCAGGCAATGATGAAGAGAGACAAGCTCTT ACAGAAGACAAGTTTTTACTGATAAAAAAGgcatttaaacaaaaaccatATGAAGATCATGTTGTGTTGAAGTATTATGCCATTGATAATAGCGTCAGATCACCATTGGATAAATCCATTGTTGAGCTTAGAGATCATATCACAGAGGTGGCTAAGAATGAATCGTATATGGGAGAGAAGATGCCATTAAAATGGTTGAATTTCTTGCATGAAATTGAACAATTACGTGCACAGAATGAACACTCAATTAACTTCAAGCAG GTAACGAAAATCTCATCCAAGTGTCATATCAACACAAATATTCAGTTATTTGCTATGTTACATTTTCATCACGACCTTGGTAACATCGTTTACTACGGGGAAAGAGACACACCATATAGCGCCctcaatgacatcatcattataataCCGCAGTGGTTGATTTACATATTCAGGCTAGTTATCACAGTGAAGAATCCTTCAGATCAA TGGGCAGAGTTTAGAAGCTCTTGGAAAAAACTTGATGAAGAAGGTTTCCTGGAAGAGAGACTACTTAGACGTATGTGGCAAGAATTTCTTGAGAAATTTGAAGCATTGTTACAGCTAATGCAGAAATTTGACTTGATATGTGTTAAAACTCAGTCTATTCTGTACAAACAG ACAACAGGTACTAAAAGTGATCGTCTCTTTTATGTGCCATCACTGCTGAAGAAGAAGGAAGGTGATGAGATGGTATCACTTGATAAACTGGCAAAGTCAAATAATACTGTGGTATTCTACGTTAACTTTGATGGTTTCCTACCTGAAGGACTGTACTATCGACTCGTAGTAAGAATTGTACATTGGTCACAACAAAGGTCACATGATAAGGGTTATAATCCTAGACTCTTTTACCAGCAGGTAAAGGTGTACATTGATCAGAACCACGATGCAATCATCAGGATCCTGCCTGAAAAAAGATCTTGTATCCAG gtTGTTATTTATAAACTTAAAGTTGGTGGTAAACATCTTGAACCATCCCCAAGTGTGTGCAAAGAG ATACTACAGCTTATTAAAGAAAACCTACTGGACATTGGCCACAAGTGGATGAAACGGGTTGATTTTAACGTCTGCGTCCTGTGCAACGTCTGTCCTGAGGAGAACCTTCACTTGCACAAACTTAAAGAGTGTTTAGTTTCAACACCACGGTGTGGACCAGATGATGGCATGGACACTTGCAAAGTCAGGCGTTTGTTTGGAAAGGACAATAGAAATCAAG CCTTTCAAGACACTGCTGTTCAAGGAAACTCGAATGTCCCTTGGTTTCTGCGACCTTTAATTGGAGTCTATAAAGACATTCCTTCCCCGATCCTGCCATTTCATATCATGACAGAGGTCTGCGTTCTTCTGGACCCTCCACAACCACGTGCTAATGATTGGCGTAGTGTAGCTTGTAAGGTTGGCTATGATTGTTACATTAACTACATCATGAACATGATGAACAGTCCTACCATGTGTGTAATGCATGGATGGTCTGAGAAGGGGTTATCGTTGGACGATTTTAAGGACTGTATGATTGCAATTAATCGGCATGATGTTGTAGGTTTAATTGAGGAACATCTTAAGCTATAA
- the LOC140040853 gene encoding uncharacterized protein isoform X1 translates to MDATNRFQNQEQERWLEERRRWTDAEFWSVIDELSSEIKANDLQILKVVFYDIINNKKELEAATANSLFRLLHSEGYIETKVYVNCDLLFEVFKVTGLQRLHDILSKNYRRQKLTNKITGYRWMLVRLGKSLDNEHVKLLAKICNIDKNDLENAWNLIKILSQEKLKDSIESLMEFEALLKEHKELNHELDIVRSCVQQKKLSDVPLEVLARGQEAKNAFLDAIQEGSKPIYQTRLMLVGQERAGKTSLTKALIGHPFDDNEKVTDGIELSCTINVKHTTNWTPNQNKKTNKAMQEYRRTLAEEIVNDILKNKEEKQTELREHVKKQENGEVCSVGELEEATLLTFSNSTYNGQTCTEISAITTLEIEEEKKEKLQDSKEIGRKKQEYEQFGKGLTEDTQEEVFKLVKNILEEKKRNGEKKISEEIKKVQQTIGDLTLSIWDFAGQDLYYITHQMFLVSRAIYIICFNLCHDLNAPSRVEVFHREYGKITDADHYMTNLDRVVFWSQSIYSHTTENSVSNQKQFSPPIFIVGTHRESLPGNDEERQALTEDKFLLIKKAFKQKPYEDHVVLKYYAIDNSVRSPLDKSIVELRDHITEVAKNESYMGEKMPLKWLNFLHEIEQLRAQNEHSINFKQVTKISSKCHINTNIQLFAMLHFHHDLGNIVYYGERDTPYSALNDIIIIIPQWLIYIFRLVITVKNPSDQWAEFRSSWKKLDEEGFLEERLLRRMWQEFLEKFEALLQLMQKFDLICVKTQSILYKQTTGTKSDRLFYVPSLLKKKEGDEMVSLDKLAKSNNTVVFYVNFDGFLPEGLYYRLVVRIVHWSQQRSHDKGYNPRLFYQQVKVYIDQNHDAIIRILPEKRSCIQVVIYKLKVGGKHLEPSPSVCKEILQLIKENLLDIGHKWMKRVDFNVCVLCNVCPEENLHLHKLKECLVSTPRCGPDDGMDTCKVRRLFGKDNRNQAFQDTAVQGNSNVPWFLRPLIGVYKDIPSPILPFHIMTEVCVLLDPPQPRANDWRSVACKVGYDCYINYIMNMMNSPTMCVMHGWSEKGLSLDDFKDCMIAINRHDVVGLIEEHLKL, encoded by the exons AGAAAGAAGAAGATGGACAGA TGCTGAATTTTGGTCAGTGATTGATGAGCTTTCAAGTGAAATTAAAGCAAATGATCTTCAGATCCTGAAGGTTGTCTTCTATGACataatcaacaacaaaaaagaattAGAAGCAGCGACAGCTAATAGTTTGTTCAGATTATTACATTCAGAGGGTTACATTGAAACTAAGGTTTATGTTAACTGTGATTTGTTATTTGAAGTATTTAAAGTGACAGGACTCCAAAGACTACACGACATACTATCCAAGAACTACCGTAGACAGAAACTGACAAACAAAATCACAGGTTACAGATGGATGCTCGTTAGACTTGGCAAATCATTAGATAATGAACATGTAAAATTACTTGCTAAGATTTGCAATATTGACAAAAACGATTTAGAAAATGCTtggaatttaattaaaatattgagTCAAGAAAAGCTTAAAGACAGTATAGAATCATTGATGGAATTTGAAGCACTTTTGAAAGAGCACAAAGAACTGAATCATGAACTTGATATTGTAAGATCATGTG TGCAACAAAAGAAACTGAGTGATG TTCCTCTTGAGGTGTTGGCAAGAGGTCAGGAGGCTAAGAATGCATTTCTTGATGCCATACAAGAAGGCAGCAAACCTATATATCAAACACGTCTAATGCTTGTAGGACAAGAGCGTGCTGGAAAAACGAGTCTAACCAAAGCACTCATTGGTCACCc gttcGATGATAATGAGAAAGTTACTGATGGAATAGAATTGTCATGCACAATTAATGTTAAGCATACTACTAACTGGACAccaaatcaaaataaaa AAACGAATAAAGCAATGCAAGAATATAGAAGAACTCTAGCAGAAGAAATTGTAAATGATATTTTGAAGaataaagaagaaaaacaaactGAG tTAAGAGAACATGTGAAGAAACAAGAAAATGGAGAAGTTTGCAGTGTTGGTGAGCTAGAGGAAGCAACTTTACTAACCTTTTCAAATTCAACATACAATG GTCAAACATGTACAGAAATAAGTGCTATAACAACATTGGAAATAGAGGaagagaaaaaagaaaaacttcAG GATTCAAAGGAAATAGGAAGAAAGAAACAGGAATATGAACAATTTGGTAAAG GCCTAACAGAAGATACTCAAGAAGAGGTATTTAAACTTGTTAAAAACATTCTTGAAGAAAAGAAAAGGaatggagaaaaaaaaatttcggaagaaattaaaaaagtacAGCAGACTATTGGTGATCTGACTCTCAGCATTTGGGATTTTGCTGGACAAGATCTTTATTACATTACTCATCAG ATGTTTCTGGTATCCCGTGCTATTTACATCATCTGTTTCAACCTCTGTCATGACCTCAATGCACCATCTAGAGTAGAAGTATTTCATAGAGAATATGGAAAG ATTACAGATGCTGACCATTACATGACCAACTTAGATCGTGTGGTTTTTTGGTCACAATCAATCTACTCGCATACCACTGAAAATTCTGTGTCAAACCAGAAACAGTTTTCACCACCTATATTTATTGTTGGAACTCACAGAGAAAGTCTGCCAGGCAATGATGAAGAGAGACAAGCTCTT ACAGAAGACAAGTTTTTACTGATAAAAAAGgcatttaaacaaaaaccatATGAAGATCATGTTGTGTTGAAGTATTATGCCATTGATAATAGCGTCAGATCACCATTGGATAAATCCATTGTTGAGCTTAGAGATCATATCACAGAGGTGGCTAAGAATGAATCGTATATGGGAGAGAAGATGCCATTAAAATGGTTGAATTTCTTGCATGAAATTGAACAATTACGTGCACAGAATGAACACTCAATTAACTTCAAGCAG GTAACGAAAATCTCATCCAAGTGTCATATCAACACAAATATTCAGTTATTTGCTATGTTACATTTTCATCACGACCTTGGTAACATCGTTTACTACGGGGAAAGAGACACACCATATAGCGCCctcaatgacatcatcattataataCCGCAGTGGTTGATTTACATATTCAGGCTAGTTATCACAGTGAAGAATCCTTCAGATCAA TGGGCAGAGTTTAGAAGCTCTTGGAAAAAACTTGATGAAGAAGGTTTCCTGGAAGAGAGACTACTTAGACGTATGTGGCAAGAATTTCTTGAGAAATTTGAAGCATTGTTACAGCTAATGCAGAAATTTGACTTGATATGTGTTAAAACTCAGTCTATTCTGTACAAACAG ACAACAGGTACTAAAAGTGATCGTCTCTTTTATGTGCCATCACTGCTGAAGAAGAAGGAAGGTGATGAGATGGTATCACTTGATAAACTGGCAAAGTCAAATAATACTGTGGTATTCTACGTTAACTTTGATGGTTTCCTACCTGAAGGACTGTACTATCGACTCGTAGTAAGAATTGTACATTGGTCACAACAAAGGTCACATGATAAGGGTTATAATCCTAGACTCTTTTACCAGCAGGTAAAGGTGTACATTGATCAGAACCACGATGCAATCATCAGGATCCTGCCTGAAAAAAGATCTTGTATCCAG gtTGTTATTTATAAACTTAAAGTTGGTGGTAAACATCTTGAACCATCCCCAAGTGTGTGCAAAGAG ATACTACAGCTTATTAAAGAAAACCTACTGGACATTGGCCACAAGTGGATGAAACGGGTTGATTTTAACGTCTGCGTCCTGTGCAACGTCTGTCCTGAGGAGAACCTTCACTTGCACAAACTTAAAGAGTGTTTAGTTTCAACACCACGGTGTGGACCAGATGATGGCATGGACACTTGCAAAGTCAGGCGTTTGTTTGGAAAGGACAATAGAAATCAAG CCTTTCAAGACACTGCTGTTCAAGGAAACTCGAATGTCCCTTGGTTTCTGCGACCTTTAATTGGAGTCTATAAAGACATTCCTTCCCCGATCCTGCCATTTCATATCATGACAGAGGTCTGCGTTCTTCTGGACCCTCCACAACCACGTGCTAATGATTGGCGTAGTGTAGCTTGTAAGGTTGGCTATGATTGTTACATTAACTACATCATGAACATGATGAACAGTCCTACCATGTGTGTAATGCATGGATGGTCTGAGAAGGGGTTATCGTTGGACGATTTTAAGGACTGTATGATTGCAATTAATCGGCATGATGTTGTAGGTTTAATTGAGGAACATCTTAAGCTATAA